The genomic interval cctgccttggcctccacgagtgctaggattacaggtgtaagccaccacgcctggcccccaCCTTGTTGTTTTTCAAACACCTCCCAGTTTTTCCTACCACAGAGCCTTTGTACTTGCTGTGCCCACTTTCTAGGACACCCTCCTGGCTTTCCTCAGAGTGGCTCCTTACCATTTTTCAGGTTTGGGCTTAAATATCACATCTTTAGAGAGGCACCCCTGACCTCACAGCAAACCTAGATGCACCAGGCCCCTGTGGTCTGGCTGCACTGTCAGTCAATAACTCTGTGGCCCTCAGTGCCATCTGAAATGGTCTAATTTGATCCCTTGATTCTTGTTTGTTTCCCCATTGAGATTTTAGGCCCCATGAGAACAGAGACAGTCCCCACTGTGAtaccagcacagggcctggcatataAAAGGTGTTTAATTAATGTTTGCCACACAAATGTATGACTCAGGAGGCCTTGAATGAATACTAGAAATTTTATTTCCTCAGGCTCTTCCCCCCGCCAGGGGCTCTAGCCCCATTCAAGCCTCCATCTCTGTCAGCCCCTCATGGTGGGTTCACTCCATTGGGTGATGGGTGGGCAAAGGATGATCTTGCACTCACGGATCCCTGGAGCAGGAAAACATACAAGGAGGCAATCAGGCACCATAGTTTCTGCTGCAGGGACTTGCCCTGCATGGGAAAGAAGCCTCCCCTACCCTGCCCTGAGCCCAGGGTTGAGCCCCCAGCCCAGTCCCCACCTCACCATGGACACCTCTTCTAGCTTCTGAAACTCAGGCTTTCTCTGATGGCAGCACCTCACAGCCATGATCACCGACCCGATGAGTAAAATAGACACCAACAAACACACGATCACCACTACACCTGGGTTCCTGTGTAACTCAGGGACCACAATGTCACCTAGAGTTAGAGAAAGGAGCCTCAAGTCAACCCCCCACGTCTGAGACATCTGCCAGGGCCCAGAGCCTTTTAAATTCATTCACAAGAAGTTGCGCTCATTTCCATTTCCAGTTACTGCTGTTACCTTTTTAAGGCACATTTTTACTCCTTTGCTTTTGAATACATTTATCTATAAAGAGTACATTTATTTCACTGTGAACTTCACCATTGTTGGGCATTCTCCAGAGTTCtctcaagtgaaaaaaaaaatctaacctaGACCTCTGCTTCCAAATATAGCAACACGTGAAATTTGATGCTTTGTAAAGATGGTGTATATTTTGTCACCTTAAACAAAAGTTTGTCATTACATTTCATACTTAtactcttcttttaaaattttggagacaacttactcttttttttttttcttgaggcacattctcactctgttgctcaggctggaatgtCGTGGTCAGCCtacctgacagcaacctcaaactcttggcctcaggcaatcctcctgctcagcctcccaggtagctgggactacaagcacccacaatggggcccggcaatttttttttctacttttagtagacatggggtcgtgctcttgctcagggggatctcgaactcctgagctcaactgatcttcctgccttggtttcccagagtgctaggattacaggtgtaagccaccaagcctggccttccCTCACCCATTTCAAACtgaaacctttatttatttatttatttatattttgagacagagtctcactctgtggccttgggacacatagctcacagcatcttaaaactcttgggctcaagtgatcctcttgcctcagcctcccaagtaactgagactataagCATTCACCACaacgccctatttttttttttttagagatggagtcttgcttttgctcaggttggtctcaaattcctgagctgagtcaatctgcccacctcaacctcccagagtgctgggattataggcatgagccaccacaaatTGAGACCTTTACTGACCActcttaaaattttcaaagcactTGCATATAACCCAACCACTTGTCCTACTctgttattttataaacaaatatgtaatttaaaatctgTCTCACCACTGGAACAGGTACTATTGTGTCTCTTGCACATGGCTTTGTTCCCAGGACCTGATACATACTGGGTACTTAATAAATGTATATAGAGCTGAATATGGCGGTGTATGCCTGTATTCCCTGCTACTGGGCggtctgaggaaggaggatctcttgagtccaggagttcgagaccacagtgagctataatcacgccagttcactccagcctgggtggagcaagACTCCCCCATCCCCTCCGCCCAATATGGTAGAATGAAGGCTGGAAAGGCTGACtatgagggaggggaagggaaggcctTCTCAGCACATTCCTAGGTCCGTGTCTCCCCCTGGTGGTCAGTATGAAAACTGCATTCTGGTACCCCAGGCACCTCCCAGAAAAagttcaaacttctttttttttttttttttttgtagagacaagagtctcactttatggccctctgtagagtgccgtggcctcatgcagctcacagcaacctccaactcctgggcttaagcgattctcttgcctcagcctcccgagcagctgggactacaggcgtccgccacaacgctcagctattttctggttgcagtttggcgggggccgggtttgaacccgccaccctcggtatatggggccggcgccttaccgactgagccacaggcgccgcccaagttcaaacttcttcttttttttttttttgtagagacagaatctcactgtaccgcccttggtagagtgccgtggcgtcacacggctcacagcaacctctaactcttgggcttacacgattctcttgcctcagcctcccgagcagctgggactacaggcgcgcgccacaacgcccagctatttttctgttgcagtttggccggggctgggtttgaacccgccaccttcggcatatggggccggtgccctactcactgagccacaggcgccgcccaagttcaAACTTCTTAATACTCACCTGGGCCAGGAGGCTCAGAAGTCTTGACAGTGGGCACCAAAGACATGGAAGAGGCTTCCAGGATCTTGTCAGTGGGGGCCAATGACACGGAAGAGGCCTCCAAGGTCTTGTCAGTGGGGGCCAACGACACGAAAGAGTCCTCCGAGGTCTTGTCAGTGGGGGCCAACGACACGGAAGAGTCCTCCGAGGTCTTGTCAGTGGGGGCCAAGGACACGGAAGAGTCCTCCGAGGTCATGTCAGTGGGGGCCAAGGACACAGAAGAGTCCTCCGAGGTCATGTCAGTGGGGGCCAAGGACATGGAAGAGGCCTCCGAGGTCATGTCAGTGGGGGCCAAGGACACGAAAGAGTCCTCCGAGGTCATGTCAGTGGGGGCCAAGGACACGGAAGAGTCCTCCGAGGTCATGTCAGTGGGGGCCAAGGACACAGAAGAGGACTCCTTTCCTGAGTTGGGGGAagatgcactccagcctgagcaacagagtgacagagtgagaatgtgcctcaagaaaaaaaaaaaagtaaattgtctccaaaatgttcaaagaagagcaagagtgagaccccatctctattaaaaatagaaaaaaattgccaggcaccatggtgggtacttgtagtcccagctacctgggaggctgaggcagaaggattgcttgaggccaagagtttgaggtaggctgacacagcactccagcctgagcaacagagtgagaatgtgcctcaagaagaaaaaaaaaagagtaagttgtctccaaaatgttaaaagaagagTATAAGTATGAAATATAATGACAaacctttgggtttttttttttgtttttttttttgagacagagcctcaagctgtcgccctgggtagagtgccatagcatcacagctcacagcaacctccaactcctgggctcaagcgattctcctgtctctgcctcccaagtagctgggactacaggcgcccgccacaacgcctggctattttttggttgcagccgtcattgttgtttggtgggccggggctggattcaaacccaccagctcaggtgtatgtggctggtgccttagccgcttgagccacaggcgccgagccaacaaaCCTTTCTTTAAGGTGACAAAATATACACCATCTTCACAAAGCATCAAATTTCACATGTGTTGCTATATTTGGAAACAGAGGTCTAGGTTAGATTTTTTTCAGTTGAGAGAATTCCAGAGAATGCCCAACAATAGTGAAGAAAACACAGTGAACTAAATGAATTCTTTATAGATAAATGTGTTCAAAAGCAAAGGGGTaaaaatgtgctttaaaaaagTAACAGCAGTAACTGGAAATGGAAATGAGTGCGACGTCTTGAGAATGAATTTAAAAGGCTCTGGGCCCTGGCAGATGTCTCAGACTTCTGTGTCCTTGGCCCTCACTGACAAGACTCACTGAAACTGGAGTCAGTGGAATGGAAAGTGTGGAAAATGGATGAGCCATATCTGAGGTAGATGGCTATCTGTGGTTGTGGGGAGGTGGAGGCCATTGCTGAATCTGTGGAGCTGGGAGTGAGCTGAACCATGAGGGTTCCTGATGAACTTGTGGGGCTGAGATGGGTTATGGAGTCTCTCTCCAAACTCATTGTGTTGGAGAAGGTGTTGGAAATTCCTACTGAGCTGAGGGAGCCGGGGGTGCTGTGGCTGGAGGGAGAGAGATCAGAGGGCTGGTAGCTGAGAGTACTACCTTGCCCTCCCAGGTTGTAACagctggaaagaaaaatatcatcaaGGGTTCAGGGAGCTGATGATCAAGCACTGCCCTATCCCTACCCAAATCCACTCTGAATACCTCTTTCTCTATTCACACAAATAATAAATGTCCAGTTTATAGGCAGACCAGAAGTATTTAGGACCCCATATAAGTGCTCAGTGGGAAATTGAGGGTTCCTCTCAAGATCAAGCTCCTTGTCTGAAGTCTCAAAACCAAGTTCAAGTCCAGGTTGGTGCTCCCAGGCCTTCTTGCCTCAGGGCTCTAGAAGCCTTATAGATAGAGGCAATGACTGCAACCCGGCTAGCATGCTGAGCAACTCTTTTCAACCTTCTGGGACTCAGTTTTCCCTTTTGTAAAAATGGAGATCATGGGAAGTTGGTGCCAGTGGCCCTTCATCACTCAGGTTCATAGGGGGTGCACAGAGATGCCCAGTTGCACAGATACACCCCTGAGCTCAGAGAGAGTCACCTGATCTTCCCAAGGTACCTAGAAGGtccacaaggctaacctcagagCTTTAATTGCAGACACAGGGACATAAATGCTGAGAACAGTCGGCAGATCATGTCTTCTCTAGACAGAGACCCCTGCCGCCTTGGTACAACCACTCCCTGCGTTCCACCCCAGCCCAGGCATGGAGACCAGTGTCCAGGCTGAGGGGTGGGTAAATAATTCATGATCCACCTCCCACAATTACTTTCTGCCCAGTTCCAGGTGACTGGCACTTTAGGTGCTTGCAACTTCATTTATCAACTGCTCCCTGCCACACCCTGGTCACTCTGCCCCAGGCAGAACTTTGCACACTTCCTCCTTGCCCTATGCTACATAGCAGAAATAACACTCAGCATTGGCCCTGGGAGGGGTTTAGGTCCTCTTGCCCCCCCCCACCTCAACCCTCTGTTCAGTCTCCCAGGCCCTGTGGGAAGACAAATGAGTCTAAAAGAGGTATGGAGCACTGGCCTGAATTCATCCctatcttacagatgaggaaatgaggctCAGAGTGGTACAGGGTCTGGTCTCAGGAGACAGAAGTAGGCAGGTGGGCAGAAAGTCCCTCAAGGACGTCCAAGGAGTCAAGAACTAAAAAGTCAGCTACCCTGTACTACCTCCCACCATTGTTTGAAGAGGAATCCAGGATGTAAGAGGTTTCTGCTGAAATGAAGATGACTCAGAGGCCATAGTGGTCTCCAAATCAAGCCAAAACTCTGGGGAGCTGAGTTTTTAAAGTGAACTGAGGAAGGCCGGGCTCagtggttcacccctgtaatcctagtactctgggaggtgaggtgggtgaatcatctgagctcaagagttcaacaccagcctgaataagagtgagactccatctctaaaaaacagcagggcaggcacctgtagtcccagctactcaagaggctgaggcaagagaatctcttgagcccaggagcttgaggttgctgtgaactatgatgccacagcactctaccgagggtgacaatgtgagactctgtctcaaaaattaaaaaaataataaaaaataaagtgaactgAGGAAAACTAGTGGGCTTTGAAAGAGAAGGTGTAAGACACAAGCCTGGCACAGAGCGGGCACTCAGAAATTAGAAAGTTGACCAGAAGTAAAGCCAGGCTATTTCTAGGTATCATGCCAGGTGTTTGCTTTTCCCAGAGATTCCTATTCTAGGAGGCGTGTGAGCCAAGTTTACTGCTTCTAGTCTGGGTCTTGCCCAGGCTGcactgagcttcagtttcttgaGCTATGAGCTGGGGATaaatacagtgtcttttttttttttgaaacagagtctcactttgtctccctcggtagagtgctgtagcatcacagctcacagcaacctcaaactcttgggcttaagcaatccccttgcctcagcctcccaagtagctgggactacaagcacccgccacaactccgggctatgttttagagatgaggtcttgctctagttcaggctggtctcaaactcacgacctcaggcaatccacccgccttggcctcctagagtgctaggattactggcatgagccagcAAGTCTGGCCAATATGGTGTCTTCTGATTGAAACTGTTACTTGCGATAAGCATGCCAACCACAGAAGCATCTGCTGTGTCTGATATTACAAGTTTGGGGTTGGGGCATGGGTCAGACAGAGTGATGTCttagttgggggagggggatgcAAGAAGCTCACCTCTTCTCCATCCTGGGATTGTTTTATAGGGTAGTAGGAGGGAATTAAATCAGACACCAAGACAGAACTCTCTCATGGGAGCCATGGACCCTTGGTAACCAAGAAATGAGGCCTTGTTCCCTGGCCCCACGTGGCCCTGCAGTCCTCACTTGCGTGATTGTGCTAGGAGAGACAGACAGGAGAGACTCAAACTGAGTGTGAGGCATTCTCCGGCCAGTTCTTGGAACCAGCAGCCCCAGGGCTTAGGCACAGAGGTTGCTCCATCTGTTCTCATAACTTCTCCATTTGTTTCTGGGGGGGAAAGACAACCTTCTCCAGAGGGGCCCAGAAGTCAGGAGTGTGAGtgcgccccccacccccatccccaccctacGGCTTGAGGCCTTTTACCTATTCTTACCTGTAGAGGTGTCAGTGGTAGTAAAGGAATTCCCGTCAATTTTCAATAGCAGCACCAGAGCCAGAAGCAGAAACCGAGGCAGCTGGGGGCCCGCCATTCCTCCACTGGGCGGGCCTGCTGCTGGCTCTGCACAGGTGTGTGGCCAGGTACCTTCTTACAAATGTGCGCCAGCAACAGAGCAAGTGGCTGAGCAGGGGCGAGGCACAGGAGGGCCTCAGGACATGTGGCCTCTAGGGGGAGCTCCTGTTCCTCAGAGGTGTGGTTCCTGACCTCTTCACCTGGACCCACCCCTTCTAAACATACTGCCTGGACTATGACCCTGAAGCCATCAATCCCTGCCATCCGCTCAGGACTTCCTGTTCCTCCCATTCCCTTTCCCCATGCACCACCCCACTGAGGAAGGTCTGTGGAAGCTCTCAGGAAGCTCAAACCCATGCTTTCACTCCCTCTGTCATTCCCCCGGCCACTCTGGACACCCCTCAGTCCCCTCCCCATTCTCCACCCTGTCCTTGACCCCAAAGGGCTGGGGATATCTCTGTCCTGCTCTATCTTGCCCAGACTGGGGCCCTTCCAGGAGGTGGCCCAGTATCCCCCTTAAGTGAGGAAACATGATTAACACCACCTAGCATTTCTGTCATGCACTTGTAGGATATTTTAGGGCTGAGGGACTCAAAGTGGGTGCTCAGGGCCAGGTCTCAGACACTGGTTTCTGGAATGCCCTGGAGACAGCATCTATCTAGAACTGACTGGACACTACCCCACTAGCCATGGACGGATATGGTGGCAGAAGTGAGATCTTACTATCAGCCCCTGACCTCCAGAAAAGACACAGTCCCTATCCTGGCCACAGACCCTGGGTACTGTGTGGTCGGAGGCTTTGAGGCCTCTCCGCTCTGGGGTGTTCCAGATCCTCCCACCAGGCCTGAGACGCTCCCATTAACCCAGAACACATGAACCAAGATCCAGGCTGTGGAGGCCTTTATTAATTAGACCCAGAAAGCCACATGGCCCCTCTCAGGGAGTCCCCTGCTGGTAACCAGGCTTCTAGATGCCAGACCAATGTGCCTGCCACGAGCCAGCCCATGGGCTTGCCCGCCCCAAGAGTGCATCTGTGGTGAGGCAGTTCCTGGTGTAGTGGCCTCTCCAAGTGGCTTGGACCATCTTAGCTGCCTTCTGCTGCTGCCTTATCTGACGCCGGATCCTGAAGCCCCTCCAGGCGGACTGGATGGAAGTGGCAGCCTTGTCAAGCCGATGGAGCTGCCTGGGATTCTGGGGTGCCGCCTGGCAGACAGAGGCCCAGGCTGTGGCCCTATGGCCGGTTGCGCTCCGGCCCATTCCCTGCACCACCCGCGTGGGCTGGGTGTGTCCGCACGTGTGACAGGTTCGAGGGCTGGAGCCCACAAGCATCACCACGCTGGGCGGGTTCCCGAGCCCAGAGTTCAGCGACTGGCAGAGGCTACAAACGTGGGGCTGACAAGACTGGAAACAACGGTGACCCGACAGGGTCCTGGGCGCACGGTCCTGGAAGCAGCCTTGGTCCAGCGCAGTCACCGGTCTGCCGCGCAGCTCCGCCCACATGACTGGGAGGAATATTTGCTGTCGCTGCGTGTAATCCCGCCGAGTGCAGTAACCTCGCCAGGCAGCCTGGATGGTCGTGATGGCTCGGTAGAGCCGTGCCAGGTTCTGCCGCACGCGATAGCCACGCCAATGAGCTTGAATGACGGTAGCCATCACGTGCCACATCCTGATGGTACGGCGCACCAAGTAACCACGTGTGCCGGCTTGGAGAGTGATCACCGCATGGATGAGTATCGCCTCCACAGCCTGCATCGACATCATCAACTCCCCCGACAGCCTGGGATCCACCGCCGCCTGGTTGCCCACCGTCTGCCACGGCGCGGTGTCCCTGGCCGGCGCCCATACGCTGTGGGGGGCCACAGTGCTGTCCACAGGCCCGACCGCTACACTGGGAACGGCGGAGCTCCACGACTGGCCACCAGGTACACCAGCATCCGCGGGACCCTGGAGTAATGGGGGGTTTAGGGGTGCCTTGTGACTAACTACAGGATTCATGGAGGTCTGTGACCCCACAGGTGTGTCCTGGTTAAAGAGgggcctcagggaaccactgggTGAAGACTCATAGCCCAGAGACACTCTCCGAGCTCTCGTTGGAATCCTAGGGATGGTGGTGCCATGTGCCACATGGTTAGAGCGAATGATGGATGTTCTGTCTGCTGTGGGTGCATTTGTGGAGTGTTTGGGACCACCTGAGGGGTCCTGGGGTACTTGCTTTTGCACCTCATGGGAGGGCACAAGCCTGGTCATAGAACCTTCTAGTGGTTCTGGAACAATATTGCTATATATGGATCTGAAGGATTTTCTATGGCCGATGGACTCATGGCGGCCCTGGGCTGGGTCCCCAGGCACTGATTTCTGGAGTGCACTGGGGGCAGCATTTGTCTGGAGGTGACTGGATGCTGCCTTTTTAGCCATGGACAGATAAGGCAGCACGAGTGAGTCCACTCTGAGCGGCCCTGACCTCTGGAGAAGAGGAGGGTCCCCCTTCCTAGCCAAAGACTCTGGGTTTGATCTGGATGGCATGGTACTGCCATGTGCCAGCTGGGGTGATCTTGAGCCTACAATAGAAGCCACTGTCCCTTGATAATGGTTTTGGGATCCAACATGAGCCACACGCTCCTGTTGAACTGATGAGGCCTCAGTGGTCCCAGAAGCTATATGCTTACTCATGGCCCTGCCAAATATAGACCTCCCCTGCACATTAGGGACCCCACTAGAAGCCCCAAAAGGGGCACTGGGGGAACTACTACTGGTTACTGACTTTGGCTGCAGAGCTGGAATGATGCTGTGGGCCACAGAGGGCTT from Nycticebus coucang isolate mNycCou1 chromosome 3, mNycCou1.pri, whole genome shotgun sequence carries:
- the LOC128580484 gene encoding uncharacterized LOC729966 homolog isoform X1; this translates as MAGPQLPRFLLLALVLLLKIDGNSFTTTDTSTGWSASSPNSGKESSSVSLAPTDMTSEDSSVSLAPTDMTSEDSFVSLAPTDMTSEASSMSLAPTDMTSEDSSVSLAPTDMTSEDSSVSLAPTDKTSEDSSVSLAPTDKTSEDSFVSLAPTDKTLEASSVSLAPTDKILEASSMSLVPTVKTSEPPGPGDIVVPELHRNPGVVVIVCLLVSILLIGSVIMAVRCCHQRKPEFQKLEEVSMGSVSARSSFAHPSPNGVNPP
- the LOC128580484 gene encoding uncharacterized LOC729966 homolog isoform X2, which translates into the protein MAGPQLPRFLLLALVLLLKIDGNSFTTTDTSTGWSASSPNSGKESSSVSLAPTDMTSEDSSVSLAPTDMTSEDSFVSLAPTDMTSEASSMSLAPTDMTSEDSSVSLAPTDMTSEDSSVSLAPTDKTSEDSSVSLAPTDKTSEDSFVSLAPTDKTLEASSVSLAPTDKILEASSMSLVPTVKTSEPPGPGDIVVPELHRNPGVVVIVCLLVSILLIGSVIMAVRCCHQRKPEFQKLEEVSMVRDP